The Acidobacteriota bacterium genomic interval GTGCGCGCACCTACAGCCGAGGAAATTGACGCTTGGAAGCGAGTGGGCCGTCCGTAATGCTGACCCAGGTGGTGGCGGACACCAATGTTATTGCCTATCTCCTGCTCGGCACTGAACCCTTTCTCTACGAAGTGGAGCCCATGTGGCGATCGGTGAAACGCGTTCTGGCGCCGGCGCACTGGCAGGCGGAGCTGGCCAATGTCTTCTGGACGAACCTGCGCGCAGGACTGATCAGTTTCGAGCGTGCGCAGGAGCGGCTCACTCTGGCAAAAGCATTGCCCATCACCACCACCGTGATTTCCAGCCTTTGGATCAGGGCTCTAGCTCGCGCCGCCGATTCCGGCGTTGCCGTTTACGATACCTTGTTCGTCGAACTCGCCGAACGGCGCGGCTGCCCGTTAGTAACGTTTGATCAAGCGATACTCCGCGCCTTCCCCGACATCGCCGCTCGTCCCCGCGATTTGCTATAGCTTTCCCGTCTTCATCGCCCGCCACACCGCCCGCCCCACAAAAAACGGCCCCATCTGCGAAATGAAGTTGGCCGTCTGCCGCGTCTTCCGCATCGCCTGCACGCATGCCGCCAGCGGATGCAGCTTCTCCCCCACCAGCCCAATCACGAAGTCGTTATCGTTCCGGTCCAGTCCCGTGCACGCCAGCCGGATATCCTGTGCGTACCCCGCCGTCCCAAACGCGTGCCCGATCGCCCCGTGCTCACTCAGGATCGCGCCCCGATCCTTGGGATCGAGCGCCGCAAACGCTCCTGCCCGCCGCAGTGGATACCACACCGCCCAGGGATGCGCCGCCTCCGTCACCGACCGCCGCGGCTTGTCCAGCAAAACGTCCTTCAGATCGGGCTCGAATCCGATCCCGTAGGTGTGCCCCAGCATCGTGTACTCCGGCTTGAACGTCAGCTCGTTGAACGGCGGCGCCTGCAAAAACTCCCGCAACGTGGTCACGAAAAACGCCGGATCTTCGCTCCACGTCAGCAGCCCCACCCCATTCGGGTCGTTCACATCCTCGTACAGCACGCCTTCCATTTCGCTCGCCAGCAGCGCCCGCCGCAGTCCCGGCACAATGGTGCAGTTCCCGAACGCCAGCAGTTGCATGAACAACCGCCGCTCCGAGTACTGCTGATTCCCACCCTTCTCGCGTAAATCCAGTTTTTCCATCTAGCGGATCCTCAAATCCCTTCCCGTCATCTCCGGCGGCTCCGGCAGCTTCAGCATCCCCAGCAGCGTCGGCGCCAGGTCGCGCAGCGACCCATCGTGGCGCAGCCGCACCGGCGCCTGGCCGGCTTCCGGCTCCGCCACCAGAATCAGCGGCACCGGATTGGTCGTATGAAACGTATGCGGACTCCCATCCGGCATTCGCATCACTTCCGCATTGCCATGATCGGCGGTCACCAGCATCGCCCCGCCTTTGCGCTGTAGCGCCGCTTCGATCTCGCCCAGGCAGCCGTCCACCGTCTCCACCGCTTTCACCGTCGGTTCAATCTTGCCCGAGTGTCCCACCATGTCGGCATTGGCAAAGTTCACCACGATCAGGTCAAACGCGCCCTTCGCCATCCCTTTCACCACCGCCTCCGCCACACCCGCGGCCGACATCTCCGGCTTCAAATCGTAAGTCGCTACCTTCGGCGACGGCACCAGCGTCCGCTCCTCGCCGGCAAACGGCTTTTCGATTCCGCCATTGAAGAAGTAGGTCACATGCGCGTACTTTTCCGTTTCCGCCACCCGCAGGTTGCGCCGCCCGCGCTCCGCCAGCACCTGCGCCAGAATGTGCTCCAGCGCCTCCGGCGGCAGCACCACCGGCAGCGTAAACGTCTTGTCGTACCGCGTCATGCACACGTAATGCAGCCGCTGCGGCACCGAACTGGGCGGAATCACCGTATCCAGCCCGGCCGGCGCCTCGCCGCTGCGCGTCAGCGCCTTGGTCGTCTGCCGCGCCCGGTCGGCCCGGAAGTTAAAAAAGATCACCGCATCCTCGTCCCGGATCCGTCCCTCGCCCACCACCGCCGGCACCACGAACTCATCCGTCACGCCGCGCTCATAGGAAGCCGTCAGCGCCGCCGTCGCCGACATGGCCGTCGGTCCGGCGCCATGCACCATCGCCTCAACTGCCAGCTTGATCCGCTCCCACCTCTGGTCCCGGTCCATCGCGTAGTACCGCCCGCTTACCGTTGCGATTGCCCCGCAGCCGTACTCCCGCATC includes:
- a CDS encoding PIN domain-containing protein, whose translation is MLTQVVADTNVIAYLLLGTEPFLYEVEPMWRSVKRVLAPAHWQAELANVFWTNLRAGLISFERAQERLTLAKALPITTTVISSLWIRALARAADSGVAVYDTLFVELAERRGCPLVTFDQAILRAFPDIAARPRDLL
- a CDS encoding 2,3-bisphosphoglycerate-independent phosphoglycerate mutase, which translates into the protein MSAQPVVLAILDGWGFAPPGPANAIALARKPVYDRMLRRYPNTLIHTSGPYVGLPEGQMGNSEVGHLNIGAGRVVKMDITRLDEAIADGSFFKNAALLGAMRHARAGQQLHLLGLCSDGGVHAHLNHLYALLRMAKQEGVERVWVHAFTDGRDTPPHSGREYLEQIEQKMREYGCGAIATVSGRYYAMDRDQRWERIKLAVEAMVHGAGPTAMSATAALTASYERGVTDEFVVPAVVGEGRIRDEDAVIFFNFRADRARQTTKALTRSGEAPAGLDTVIPPSSVPQRLHYVCMTRYDKTFTLPVVLPPEALEHILAQVLAERGRRNLRVAETEKYAHVTYFFNGGIEKPFAGEERTLVPSPKVATYDLKPEMSAAGVAEAVVKGMAKGAFDLIVVNFANADMVGHSGKIEPTVKAVETVDGCLGEIEAALQRKGGAMLVTADHGNAEVMRMPDGSPHTFHTTNPVPLILVAEPEAGQAPVRLRHDGSLRDLAPTLLGMLKLPEPPEMTGRDLRIR